The genomic region TTGTTTTTTAATTGAGCGGAATTTCCCTGATCCATGAAAGTCGATCTGTTCGATTTTGAATTGCCGCGCGAACGCATTGCCGAACATCCGGCCAATCCGCGCGATGCGGCCCGTATGCTTGATTTGTCAGGCGAAGGAATGCAGGACCGCATCGTGCGCGAATTGCCCGATATTTTGCGTCCCGGTGATCTGCTGATATCCAATGATACGCGTGTGATCCCGGCCCGCCTGTTTGGCAAACGTGGGGATGCCAAGGTTGAAGTTACCCTGCATAAACAGGAAGGCCTTGGCACCTGGGTGGCATTTGCAAAGCCGGCCAAGAAGCTGCGCATCGGGGAAACCTTCAAGGTCAATGAAGAATTCGAAGCCGAAGTTCTTGCCAAGAAGGACGGCGGCGAAGTGACCTTGCGCTTTAACAAGTCCGGTGCTGACCTGATTGCGGCCCTCGAGAAATACGGCGTTATGCCGCTGCCGCCCTATATCCGGCGTGACGCCGGTGGCGATGATCAGGACAAATCCGATTATCAGACCATCTTTGCGCAAAAGGATGGCGCGGTCGCAGCCCCGACCGCGGGTTTGCATTTCACCCCGGAACTTCTG from Thalassospira indica harbors:
- the queA gene encoding tRNA preQ1(34) S-adenosylmethionine ribosyltransferase-isomerase QueA; the protein is MKVDLFDFELPRERIAEHPANPRDAARMLDLSGEGMQDRIVRELPDILRPGDLLISNDTRVIPARLFGKRGDAKVEVTLHKQEGLGTWVAFAKPAKKLRIGETFKVNEEFEAEVLAKKDGGEVTLRFNKSGADLIAALEKYGVMPLPPYIRRDAGGDDQDKSDYQTIFAQKDGAVAAPTAGLHFTPELLANLDARGINRRTITLHVGAGTFLPVKVDDTDDHKMHAEWGSISKEIADLINETRANGGRVVAVGTTSLRLLESAAREDGVVEPFEAETDIFITPGYKFRAVDMLLTNFHLPRSTLFMLVSAFAGFDRMKAAYNHAIENEYRFYSYGDCSLLECANKIDART